The Portunus trituberculatus isolate SZX2019 chromosome 49, ASM1759143v1, whole genome shotgun sequence genome contains a region encoding:
- the LOC123499056 gene encoding separin-like isoform X1 — protein MTQTVRSLTDEVLAKLGATSLTQITSTLPSALTSGVHLNKAETDDEEEAFYQLSLTHSTLLHHRVAQRLYKPKRVQDEESSVELPEEVEEGKKVILSTTSKEETMNLLRKLPAEWTVVQITSLEESEERFQTVGSPATTPGLYLSRCVCGPSPSVVVQTVASPKNMSVSSILQEMISIKSDIKSSFTGGSSGDSQHRMGDKKEALNFRMKSLVKSMEVAWLRHWCCLLVGSLHPKEEKVLEKVTSRILSAHKLTLTDSQKQRFKCIISCPMGELEGEVEERIRAGVAAVLGEGLSSSVVKDVCCSIKKAKDVLTPLRKATRNPLILVLDKSTVALPWEMMWVLRNQPITRMPSVRMLALLYEHHANLADSVLVQGVDVRKGFYLLDPEGNLPRTQERLKGLLEATRWPGITARLPSHQEFSSALVSNDVFLYAGHGSGSQYLPGEMVEKVMCRALVLLFGCSSVRLLPRGRIPDPWGVVMHYFIANCPCVVGMLWEVTDRSIDHLTTEMIMALQNSLKESTSALANAPSDVALLVAHSRDIPKHYVMASALCVYGLPLHLVHSDESAAD, from the exons ATGACGCAGACAGTGAGGAGCTTGACAGACGAGGTCCTTGCTAAGCTGGGCGCCACCTCCCTCACCCAGATCACCTCCACGCTCCCCAGCGCCCTCACCTCAG GAGTCCATTTGAACAAGGCAGAgacagatgatgaggaggaagccTTCTACCAgctctccctcacccactccaCCCTCCTGCATCACCGTGTAGCTCAGAGACTCTACAAACCAAA AAGGGTGCAGGatgaagagagcagtgtggaaCTCcctgaggaggtggaggagggcaaGAAAGTCATCCTGTCCACCACCAGCAAGGAGGAAACCATGAACCTTCTTCGGAAATTGCCTGCag AGTGGACTGTGGTTCAGATTACTTCTctggaggagagtgaggagcgcTTCCAAACAGTGGGATCTCCGGCCACAACACCCGGCCTGTACCTGTCCCGCTGCGTGTGTGGACCAAGCCCctcagtggtggtgcag acTGTAGCGTCACCCAAGAACATGAGTGTCAGCAGCATCCTCCAGGAGATGATCAGTATAAAGAGTGACATCAAGAGTTCGTTCACTGGGGGCAGTTCAGGAGACTCCCAGCATAGGATGGGGGATAAGAAGGAGGCGCTGAACTTTAGGATGAAG AGCCTGGTGAAGAGCATGGAGGTGGCCTGGTTGCGTCACTGGTGCTGCCTGCTGGTGGGCTCCCTGCACCCTAAGGAAGAAAAGGTCCTGGAGAAGGTCACGTCACGCATACTCTCTGCCCATAAACTCACTCTCACTGACTCACAGAAGCAGCGTTTtaag TGCATCATCAGCTGTCCCATGGGTGAgttggaaggggaggtggaggagaggatccGTGCTGGGGTGGCGGCTGTGCTGGGGGAGGGACTGAGTAGCAGTGTAGTAAAGGATGTGTGCTGCTCTATCAAGAAGGCTAAAGATGTCCTCACACCACTCAGGAAAGCCACCAGGAACCCTCTTATTCTGGTGCTGGATAAG AGCACTGTGGCCCTGCCATGGGAGATGATGTGGGTGTTGAGGAACCAGCCCATCACCAGGATGCCAAGTGTGCGCATGCTGGCCCTGCTGTACGAG CACCACGCCAACCTGGCAGACAGTGTGCTGGTGCAAGGAGTGGATGTGAGGAAAGGCTTCTATCTGTTGGACCCTGAGGGGAACCTGCCCAGGACTCAGGAGCGCCTCAAGGGACTGTTGGAGGCGACTCGCTGGCCGGGCATCACGGCCCGTCTCCCATCACACCAGGAGTTCTCGTCAGCACTTGTCAGCAATGATGTGTTCTT GTATGCAGGACATGGGTCAGGGAGTCAGTACCTGCCGGgggagatggtggagaaggtgATGTGCCGGGCACTGGTGCTGCTCTTTGGCTGCAGCTCAGTGCGGTTGTTGCCCCGTGGCAGGATTCCAGATCCCTGGGGTGTTGTGATGCACTACTTCATAGCTAACTG CCCATGTGTTGTGGGGATGCTGTGGGAAGTGACAGACCGTTCAATTGACCACCTCACCACCGAGATGATCATGGCCCTGCAAAACTCTCTCAAGGAATCCACCTCAGCCCTGGCCAACGCCCCCTCAGATGTGGCCCTCCTGGTGGCCCACTCTCGTGACATCCCCAAGCACTACGTCATGGCATCAgccctgtgtgtgtatggcctGCCCCTCCACCTGGTACACAGTGATGAGTCTGCAGCCGACTGA
- the LOC123499056 gene encoding separin-like isoform X2, translated as MTQTVRSLTDEVLAKLGATSLTQITSTLPSALTSGVHLNKAETDDEEEAFYQLSLTHSTLLHHRVAQRLYKPKVQDEESSVELPEEVEEGKKVILSTTSKEETMNLLRKLPAEWTVVQITSLEESEERFQTVGSPATTPGLYLSRCVCGPSPSVVVQTVASPKNMSVSSILQEMISIKSDIKSSFTGGSSGDSQHRMGDKKEALNFRMKSLVKSMEVAWLRHWCCLLVGSLHPKEEKVLEKVTSRILSAHKLTLTDSQKQRFKCIISCPMGELEGEVEERIRAGVAAVLGEGLSSSVVKDVCCSIKKAKDVLTPLRKATRNPLILVLDKSTVALPWEMMWVLRNQPITRMPSVRMLALLYEHHANLADSVLVQGVDVRKGFYLLDPEGNLPRTQERLKGLLEATRWPGITARLPSHQEFSSALVSNDVFLYAGHGSGSQYLPGEMVEKVMCRALVLLFGCSSVRLLPRGRIPDPWGVVMHYFIANCPCVVGMLWEVTDRSIDHLTTEMIMALQNSLKESTSALANAPSDVALLVAHSRDIPKHYVMASALCVYGLPLHLVHSDESAAD; from the exons ATGACGCAGACAGTGAGGAGCTTGACAGACGAGGTCCTTGCTAAGCTGGGCGCCACCTCCCTCACCCAGATCACCTCCACGCTCCCCAGCGCCCTCACCTCAG GAGTCCATTTGAACAAGGCAGAgacagatgatgaggaggaagccTTCTACCAgctctccctcacccactccaCCCTCCTGCATCACCGTGTAGCTCAGAGACTCTACAAACCAAA GGTGCAGGatgaagagagcagtgtggaaCTCcctgaggaggtggaggagggcaaGAAAGTCATCCTGTCCACCACCAGCAAGGAGGAAACCATGAACCTTCTTCGGAAATTGCCTGCag AGTGGACTGTGGTTCAGATTACTTCTctggaggagagtgaggagcgcTTCCAAACAGTGGGATCTCCGGCCACAACACCCGGCCTGTACCTGTCCCGCTGCGTGTGTGGACCAAGCCCctcagtggtggtgcag acTGTAGCGTCACCCAAGAACATGAGTGTCAGCAGCATCCTCCAGGAGATGATCAGTATAAAGAGTGACATCAAGAGTTCGTTCACTGGGGGCAGTTCAGGAGACTCCCAGCATAGGATGGGGGATAAGAAGGAGGCGCTGAACTTTAGGATGAAG AGCCTGGTGAAGAGCATGGAGGTGGCCTGGTTGCGTCACTGGTGCTGCCTGCTGGTGGGCTCCCTGCACCCTAAGGAAGAAAAGGTCCTGGAGAAGGTCACGTCACGCATACTCTCTGCCCATAAACTCACTCTCACTGACTCACAGAAGCAGCGTTTtaag TGCATCATCAGCTGTCCCATGGGTGAgttggaaggggaggtggaggagaggatccGTGCTGGGGTGGCGGCTGTGCTGGGGGAGGGACTGAGTAGCAGTGTAGTAAAGGATGTGTGCTGCTCTATCAAGAAGGCTAAAGATGTCCTCACACCACTCAGGAAAGCCACCAGGAACCCTCTTATTCTGGTGCTGGATAAG AGCACTGTGGCCCTGCCATGGGAGATGATGTGGGTGTTGAGGAACCAGCCCATCACCAGGATGCCAAGTGTGCGCATGCTGGCCCTGCTGTACGAG CACCACGCCAACCTGGCAGACAGTGTGCTGGTGCAAGGAGTGGATGTGAGGAAAGGCTTCTATCTGTTGGACCCTGAGGGGAACCTGCCCAGGACTCAGGAGCGCCTCAAGGGACTGTTGGAGGCGACTCGCTGGCCGGGCATCACGGCCCGTCTCCCATCACACCAGGAGTTCTCGTCAGCACTTGTCAGCAATGATGTGTTCTT GTATGCAGGACATGGGTCAGGGAGTCAGTACCTGCCGGgggagatggtggagaaggtgATGTGCCGGGCACTGGTGCTGCTCTTTGGCTGCAGCTCAGTGCGGTTGTTGCCCCGTGGCAGGATTCCAGATCCCTGGGGTGTTGTGATGCACTACTTCATAGCTAACTG CCCATGTGTTGTGGGGATGCTGTGGGAAGTGACAGACCGTTCAATTGACCACCTCACCACCGAGATGATCATGGCCCTGCAAAACTCTCTCAAGGAATCCACCTCAGCCCTGGCCAACGCCCCCTCAGATGTGGCCCTCCTGGTGGCCCACTCTCGTGACATCCCCAAGCACTACGTCATGGCATCAgccctgtgtgtgtatggcctGCCCCTCCACCTGGTACACAGTGATGAGTCTGCAGCCGACTGA
- the LOC123499380 gene encoding LOW QUALITY PROTEIN: cuticle protein 6-like (The sequence of the model RefSeq protein was modified relative to this genomic sequence to represent the inferred CDS: deleted 2 bases in 1 codon) has protein sequence MKALVLLVLVSLGPACLARPTTVVQFSPVGNSPGIAAGFAYAFRAPASANMLPAAPGSGRSLLPPPIAGPSIFKTQYHSQDELGQYAFGYVGDASTAHEVRTSDGAVRGSYTYLDADGQLQTANYVADHKGFRVEATNLPTAPLPGPSPSLMPQPVQATPEVAAATAAHLRAFAEVKAARRG, from the exons ATGAAGGCTCTG gtgctgctggtgctagtgTCCCTGGGACCGGCCTGCTTGGCCCGGCCTACCACGGTGGTCCAGTTCAGCCCAGTAGGAAATTCCCCAGGCATCGCTGCGGGGTTTGCCTACGCCTTCCGCGCTCCAGCCTCGGCTAACATGCTGCCGGCAGCCCCAGGCTCGGGGCGCTCCCTCCTGCCGCCTCCCATCGCCGGGCCCTCCATCTTCAAAACACAGTACCACAGCCAGGACGAGCTGGGACAATATGCCTTCGGGTACGTAGGCGACGCATCCACCGCCCACGAGGTGCGCACCTCAGATGGTGCCGTGCGGGGCTCCTACACCTATCTGGACGCTGACGGTCAGCTGCAGACTGCTAACTACGTCGCCGACCACAAGGGCTTCCGCGTGGAGGCGACGAACCTGCCCACTGCCCCGCTGCCA ggaccctctccctctctgatgCCGCAGCCAGTGCAGGCAACACCTGAAGTGGCGGCTGCTACCGCTGCCCACCTCCGGGCCTTCGCGGAGGTGAAGGCCGCCCGGAGAGGGTGA